A genomic segment from Methanoplanus limicola DSM 2279 encodes:
- a CDS encoding flavodoxin family protein, translating to MKNDFVKNNIRYSLILKRYNLTAMYPEMYLYVLTLSSSGNVLAEFRTNTYEYSPTVPYSADQTACKLYSVWMEGIENEPEEYIEYLEKNEYNKRKRRERPETDSKDAVIIQGSPRPDGNCAIISGWVKETLESSGLSCKIIFPDDMIIHPCIGCYQCYNYGCCTFKDEMDEIIGSVKNSSLLIVCTPVYTDTVPAGIKICIDRFQSYHAMNKIAGIRGLQITEPSGNNRNVNKQKKEIKGLLFSVAGRKGKSNFDHLLPVIEAFFANAKIRYSGRVLADNMDNIRDISKCKNLEDKIKNLTKKTAES from the coding sequence ATGAAAAATGACTTTGTAAAGAACAATATCCGGTATTCCCTCATTCTTAAAAGATATAACCTGACTGCTATGTACCCTGAGATGTACCTGTATGTACTCACCCTCAGTTCATCAGGAAATGTTCTGGCAGAATTCCGGACCAACACATACGAATATTCACCAACTGTACCTTACAGTGCAGATCAAACTGCATGTAAACTTTATTCGGTGTGGATGGAAGGAATAGAAAATGAACCGGAGGAATATATAGAATATCTGGAGAAAAACGAATATAATAAGAGAAAGAGAAGAGAAAGACCAGAAACAGACTCAAAAGATGCAGTTATCATCCAGGGAAGTCCACGTCCTGACGGGAACTGCGCCATTATTTCAGGATGGGTAAAAGAAACACTGGAGTCGTCCGGATTATCATGTAAAATCATATTCCCGGATGACATGATCATTCATCCCTGCATAGGCTGCTATCAGTGCTACAATTATGGGTGCTGCACATTTAAAGATGAAATGGATGAAATTATCGGCTCCGTAAAAAATTCATCCCTGCTAATAGTCTGCACACCTGTTTACACAGATACAGTACCGGCCGGAATTAAAATCTGCATTGACCGCTTTCAGTCATATCACGCCATGAACAAAATTGCAGGAATTAGAGGTCTGCAAATCACAGAACCTTCAGGAAATAACAGAAATGTAAACAAACAGAAGAAAGAGATCAAAGGACTTCTCTTTTCAGTTGCCGGAAGAAAAGGAAAGTCAAATTTCGATCATCTCCTGCCGGTAATAGAGGCATTCTTTGCAAACGCCAAAATAAGATATTCAGGAAGAGTACTGGCTGATAATATGGATAACATCAGAGATATCAGTAAGTGCAAAAATCTGGAGGACAAAATAAAAAATCTCACCAAAAAAACAGCAGAAAGCTGA
- a CDS encoding response regulator translates to MKTILIIDDMELLNNIFVEVLQNEGYSVYSSISGLNGIEKLKSIKTDLILLDIMMPVMDGWETLDYIRSDPEISDIPVIMMTAKKLFPDDIFQYGDLISGYIKKPLKIESLINCINSFFKNKEEIEIFIKNTALKTSDYEKALAVGKTAEDMLFFRMVIDKLIDINSEDDSADIDDGPIVDIERLNSHFDNLQRKFTEQITGLGVREYIPVSLLGYI, encoded by the coding sequence ATGAAGACGATACTTATTATCGACGATATGGAACTGTTAAATAATATATTCGTTGAGGTTCTTCAGAATGAGGGCTACAGTGTATATTCTTCAATTTCCGGATTAAATGGTATAGAGAAACTTAAATCAATAAAAACAGATTTAATTCTTCTGGATATTATGATGCCGGTAATGGATGGATGGGAAACTCTTGATTATATCAGGTCTGACCCTGAAATTTCAGATATACCTGTAATTATGATGACTGCAAAAAAACTTTTTCCGGATGATATTTTTCAGTATGGAGACCTGATCAGCGGTTATATTAAAAAGCCCCTGAAGATTGAAAGTCTTATTAACTGTATAAATTCTTTTTTTAAGAATAAAGAAGAGATTGAGATCTTTATTAAAAATACAGCTCTAAAAACGTCAGATTATGAAAAAGCTCTGGCTGTTGGAAAGACTGCTGAAGATATGCTTTTTTTCAGAATGGTTATTGACAAACTTATTGATATTAATTCCGAAGATGATTCGGCAGATATTGATGATGGCCCGATTGTTGATATTGAAAGGCTGAACAGTCATTTTGATAATTTGCAACGGAAATTTACAGAACAGATAACGGGGCTTGGTGTTAGAGAATATATACCGGTTTCACTTTTAGGTTATATCTGA
- a CDS encoding PAS domain-containing protein, with the protein MVNNKLFIDTIIIFTVLITIIITWYSIQNQIFDVFPHIYYIPIILSAYIYRRYGMILISGLCIYYLTTVGFFYSMDYSVIVPAIIRSLSYILIGGIIIILAERIEDERKIFHKTFECAKSGLALISPDLKILVMNPELKNISGYTNYNEGKLDIKDLFSKKNYNEIDSCIEGRKEFCYREVILKSGMGEDKTVILNFTELNEKNLILMSVTDITKRVEAEEKIKASEIKFRTLWENTSAGMMILDEKTHEIISANPEIKKLGGYNEEEIEGNICHNIVCPNKLGRCPISDLSQDVNHTETVLITKNRDKIPVLKSAAIAEIDGKKVIIENIIDIRKQKEAELDLLSYIRETALRIKNPVDIVKQYLNDLVCELKKEEEIDREDLIIQLSVQIFNLKTIKNNLSEMDRAITEKRKEIPDAFKEYLIK; encoded by the coding sequence ATGGTGAATAATAAACTGTTCATAGATACAATAATAATTTTTACAGTCCTTATAACAATAATAATTACCTGGTACAGTATTCAGAACCAGATATTTGACGTTTTCCCGCACATATACTATATCCCGATAATATTATCCGCCTATATCTACCGTAGATATGGCATGATACTGATATCAGGTCTTTGTATTTATTACCTGACTACTGTTGGATTTTTCTATTCCATGGATTATTCAGTAATTGTGCCTGCAATAATAAGATCGCTCTCATATATTCTGATTGGCGGCATAATAATCATACTTGCCGAAAGAATAGAAGACGAGCGTAAGATCTTCCATAAAACATTTGAATGCGCAAAATCCGGGCTTGCACTTATATCTCCGGATCTGAAGATTTTAGTTATGAATCCGGAACTGAAAAATATCTCAGGATATACAAATTATAATGAAGGAAAGCTTGACATTAAAGATCTCTTCAGTAAAAAAAATTATAATGAAATAGACAGCTGCATAGAAGGCAGAAAAGAATTCTGCTACAGAGAAGTAATTTTAAAATCAGGAATGGGAGAAGATAAAACAGTTATTCTCAATTTTACAGAATTAAATGAGAAAAACCTGATATTAATGTCAGTAACTGATATTACAAAAAGGGTTGAAGCAGAAGAGAAAATTAAAGCTTCAGAAATAAAATTCCGGACACTATGGGAGAATACATCCGCAGGAATGATGATCCTTGATGAAAAAACGCATGAAATCATATCTGCAAATCCGGAAATAAAAAAACTCGGCGGATATAATGAAGAAGAAATTGAAGGAAATATCTGCCACAATATCGTCTGCCCAAATAAATTGGGAAGATGCCCCATATCAGATCTCAGTCAGGATGTAAATCATACGGAAACGGTACTTATTACAAAAAACAGAGACAAAATTCCGGTACTAAAATCTGCTGCCATTGCTGAAATTGATGGCAAAAAGGTTATCATTGAAAATATAATAGACATAAGAAAGCAGAAAGAGGCAGAACTTGATCTATTATCATATATACGGGAGACTGCACTGAGAATTAAAAACCCCGTTGATATTGTAAAACAATATCTGAATGATCTTGTCTGTGAGCTTAAAAAAGAGGAGGAGATTGACAGAGAAGATCTAATTATTCAGCTTTCAGTACAGATTTTTAACCTTAAAACGATTAAAAACAACCTTTCTGAAATGGACAGAGCAATTACAGAGAAAAGAAAGGAAATTCCGGATGCATTCAAAGAATACCTGATAAAATAA
- the corA gene encoding magnesium/cobalt transporter CorA, whose amino-acid sequence MKSGRKIAVSQSSKAGLPPGTLQHVGERDPEPTNVRVFVYGPDFAEEKNPECLEELFRIRDSNIWINVSGLFNLEEIKRIGVLLRLHPLTLEDILNTNQRPKYEEFDDYIFLVLKNIRNNGVYNNFNDSVKNENNNGAAINYFSGDLLRQDNSISSGQVSIILGEGVVCSFEEAGSDLFDSIVKRLFDSKSRIRKYGSDYLMYALTDCIVDRYFAVFENIGEYIEDLEGRIIEEGDDGVMEEIYALKRNLLFIRKQIWPVREAVSGIIRNQPELISEKIIVYLNDVSDHLHQLNDILESYREMSTGFYEIYLSTLSNRMNEVMKVLTIIATIFIPLTFIAGIYGMNFVYMPELAWEHGYPSAIIVMLGTALLMLVYFRKKKWI is encoded by the coding sequence ATGAAATCTGGGAGAAAGATTGCAGTTTCGCAGTCTTCAAAAGCAGGACTTCCTCCGGGAACATTACAGCATGTGGGTGAAAGGGATCCTGAACCAACAAATGTCCGTGTATTTGTATATGGGCCGGATTTTGCAGAAGAAAAAAACCCGGAATGCCTGGAGGAACTGTTCCGGATAAGAGATAGTAATATCTGGATAAATGTCTCCGGTCTTTTTAACCTTGAAGAAATAAAAAGAATTGGCGTTCTGCTCAGACTTCATCCTTTAACCCTTGAAGATATTCTCAATACTAATCAGCGTCCTAAATATGAAGAGTTTGATGATTATATATTTCTGGTGCTGAAAAATATCCGGAATAATGGTGTTTACAATAATTTTAATGATTCTGTCAAAAATGAAAATAATAATGGTGCTGCAATAAATTATTTTTCCGGAGATCTGTTACGGCAGGATAACAGTATCTCCTCCGGTCAGGTTAGCATTATTCTTGGCGAAGGGGTTGTCTGTTCTTTTGAAGAAGCCGGTAGTGATCTCTTTGATAGTATTGTAAAAAGACTTTTTGACAGTAAAAGCCGTATCAGAAAGTACGGTTCTGATTATCTTATGTATGCACTTACAGACTGTATTGTTGACAGATATTTTGCTGTGTTTGAAAATATAGGGGAGTATATCGAGGATCTTGAAGGAAGGATTATTGAAGAGGGTGATGACGGGGTGATGGAGGAGATATATGCACTTAAAAGAAATTTATTATTTATACGGAAACAGATATGGCCTGTCAGGGAGGCAGTGTCAGGAATTATCAGGAATCAACCGGAATTAATATCTGAGAAGATTATCGTTTATCTCAATGATGTCTCAGATCATCTCCATCAGCTGAATGACATTCTTGAATCATACAGGGAGATGTCAACCGGATTTTATGAGATTTATCTCTCCACCCTGAGCAACCGGATGAATGAGGTCATGAAGGTTCTGACCATTATTGCAACAATATTTATTCCTCTGACTTTCATTGCCGGAATTTATGGTATGAATTTTGTTTACATGCCTGAACTTGCGTGGGAGCATGGTTATCCATCTGCAATTATTGTGATGCTTGGAACTGCTCTTCTTATGCTTGTTTATTTCAGGAAAAAGAAGTGGATCTGA
- a CDS encoding sensor histidine kinase — translation MAGELNISLKFMHNKYDTTFFVTLILILTFFSLSSLYSYLLFHTITELFSIVIAAIIFVIAWNSRDYITNYYLLFLGIAFIFIGGIDFLHTLAYNGMNIFAGYGANLPTELWIASRYMQAGTLIAAPLLMHKKTNITHELIIYSLITVVLILSIFAGFFPDCYIEGEGLTSFKIYSEYLISVLLFLSIYLLFRKREYFERKIYRLIVLSIIFTILSEIAFTFYVSVYGFSNLIGHLFKITEFALIYYAIVDSGIRRPYETIFRSLSQKESEVRKERDMLDLYINVAGVIFLILDVKGFVKLVNPKGCEILGYDREEIVGKKWVDSFIPEGEKVGVNSVRISNISGTDKFIESYENAVVTKTGERRIILWHNRILKDGNGKIIGTLSSGEDITERIKYENQLSIEKERLNKAQEISHTGSWEYNIASGEIWGSDEGFRIYGYNPPEGNIFPIGDIEACIPEREKVHQALMDLIGSGKEYNLEFAVNPADGGPQKIIKSVAERIPDENGRIIKVSGALQDVTEQKAAEKALQQINKKLNLLSSITRHDILNQLTAIEGYLELIVELNEISAGTKSLEYLNNVISYVDIVEKQILFTGDYSNLGASSPRWQNVGFIIREISQINSFEKLNTVNDVENLEIFADPLFEKVIYNLFDNAVKYGEKITTISFSYEVKPDHTILICQDDGAGVHPDVKEKIFKRQYYQNTGFGLFLSGEILSITDISIKETGIYGEGARFEIYIPNGYFRISQ, via the coding sequence ATGGCGGGGGAGCTTAATATCAGTCTGAAATTTATGCACAATAAATACGACACCACATTTTTTGTTACCCTTATACTGATTCTGACATTTTTCTCTCTCTCATCACTGTACAGTTATCTTCTTTTTCATACTATTACTGAATTATTCAGTATTGTAATTGCAGCAATTATTTTTGTAATTGCATGGAACAGCCGGGATTATATCACAAATTATTACCTGCTTTTTTTAGGAATTGCATTTATCTTCATCGGTGGCATTGATTTTCTGCATACGCTTGCTTATAATGGCATGAATATTTTTGCCGGATATGGTGCCAACCTGCCGACAGAACTCTGGATAGCCTCAAGATATATGCAGGCAGGAACACTGATTGCTGCCCCTCTTCTGATGCATAAAAAAACGAATATAACGCATGAATTAATAATTTATTCTCTAATTACAGTAGTTTTGATTTTATCAATATTTGCAGGCTTTTTTCCGGACTGCTACATTGAGGGGGAGGGCCTTACCAGCTTTAAAATTTACAGCGAATACCTGATCTCAGTTCTGCTTTTTCTCTCAATATATCTTTTATTCAGAAAAAGAGAGTATTTTGAACGGAAAATATACCGTCTGATTGTACTGTCGATAATATTTACAATCCTCTCTGAGATTGCATTTACATTTTATGTAAGTGTTTATGGCTTTTCGAACCTTATCGGACATCTGTTTAAAATTACTGAGTTCGCCCTTATATATTATGCAATTGTGGATTCAGGTATAAGGCGCCCGTATGAGACAATATTTAGGTCACTCAGTCAGAAAGAGTCTGAAGTCAGGAAAGAGAGAGATATGCTTGACCTGTACATAAATGTAGCCGGTGTAATTTTTCTGATTCTGGATGTAAAGGGTTTTGTAAAACTTGTTAATCCAAAAGGTTGTGAGATTCTTGGATATGACAGAGAGGAGATTGTCGGCAAAAAGTGGGTGGACAGTTTCATACCGGAAGGAGAAAAAGTGGGAGTAAATTCAGTTCGAATCAGTAATATTTCAGGAACGGATAAATTCATTGAGTCTTATGAGAATGCGGTTGTCACAAAGACCGGGGAAAGGAGAATCATTCTATGGCATAACCGCATTTTAAAAGATGGTAACGGAAAAATTATCGGTACACTCAGTTCAGGTGAAGATATTACTGAACGGATAAAGTATGAGAATCAATTATCTATTGAAAAAGAGAGATTAAATAAGGCGCAGGAGATTAGCCATACCGGCAGCTGGGAATATAATATTGCATCCGGGGAAATCTGGGGTTCTGATGAGGGATTCAGAATTTATGGATATAATCCTCCTGAAGGGAATATATTTCCAATTGGGGACATTGAAGCATGTATTCCTGAAAGAGAAAAAGTTCATCAGGCGTTGATGGACCTCATAGGGAGCGGCAAAGAATACAACCTTGAATTTGCAGTTAATCCGGCAGATGGCGGTCCTCAGAAAATCATCAAATCTGTGGCTGAACGTATTCCGGATGAAAATGGCAGAATCATAAAAGTTTCCGGTGCATTGCAGGATGTAACTGAGCAGAAAGCAGCAGAAAAAGCTTTGCAGCAGATAAATAAAAAATTAAATCTCCTGAGCAGTATAACAAGACATGATATACTGAATCAGCTTACAGCAATTGAAGGGTATCTTGAATTAATTGTTGAGCTTAATGAGATTTCTGCCGGTACAAAATCTTTAGAATATCTGAATAATGTAATATCCTATGTGGACATTGTCGAAAAACAGATACTATTCACAGGAGATTACAGCAATCTTGGTGCCTCATCTCCCCGCTGGCAGAATGTTGGTTTTATCATCCGGGAAATATCTCAGATTAATTCGTTTGAAAAGCTAAACACAGTAAATGATGTTGAGAACCTTGAAATATTTGCAGATCCGCTTTTTGAGAAAGTTATCTATAACCTCTTTGATAATGCAGTAAAATATGGTGAAAAGATAACCACAATTTCATTCTCATATGAAGTTAAACCTGATCATACTATCCTTATTTGTCAGGATGACGGTGCAGGTGTTCATCCGGATGTAAAAGAAAAAATCTTTAAAAGACAATATTATCAGAATACCGGTTTTGGTCTCTTTCTATCCGGAGAGATATTGTCGATAACTGATATTTCTATAAAGGAGACGGGTATTTATGGTGAAGGGGCAAGATTTGAGATTTATATTCCTAATGGTTATTTCCGTATTTCACAATGA
- a CDS encoding RecQ family ATP-dependent DNA helicase, which produces MPSPEDILKEKFGHSEFLPFQKKIIDDILNGRDTLGILATGSGKSICYQLPALLLDGITLVISPLKALMKDQVDNLKINGIPVATINSSNYGKHWEIKKRAENQEIKILFVSPERVTNNDFISFLKKLKISLIAVDEAHCISMWGHNFRPEYREIRVLRDTFPDVPIIALTATAIPEVRNDIIKQLELRDPNVYVGSFNRENLYYYVKEKKKAKEQILQYLNENHGSCGIIYCLSRKTTEEIAGFLRNNGFNAKPFHANLQEDVKRETQEEFLYGKTPIICSTVAFGMGVDKPDIRFVIHYDPPKDLESYYQETGRAGRDRENSDCIFFYSLGDFSKIRNMVYEENSGNSGRRSIAMKRINDLINFCETSQCRRKYLLSYFGEDYNEEPCPGCDNCINRPEKINGKDVANLVYNCLRELRGKSSAGQIADILKGSKNKDILKFNRDRLNSYNKGSAYGKDELKSYIYELVSQGYFEWTDEKFLLLSICGKSREIEDEDTKIFLRKRNNRYMPAFQTMSEKRSEISYDPELLDNLKRLTEKISTEMRVISFNICPTVALKNMAATLPETRDELYRIGGFSKNRVDEFGELYLEEIAAYCRKKDSSACSNEDNCGNGNRIFNINNYSGSEITREHEISNIDIHSEGITSISTADAKAPEEKNRNYSFEDNTDSPHKNDSDEISYEFSETKEHWINDYLGKYEPKLLRMHKNVSDTLELLKMDYDIPQIILLTGFEKETILGHIIPLMISGDHKIPEELINGLDSTFSPEISEIMIDALYLGTEPEELNYELSLYTLADYYSTIITIAGRINGESFRVKNNDKNRPGQKIPYDYNMSDLCSALYPGVTGDFDISSYQSLKYNAKRAFIKQLITSGSEKTIIVLREIFSAEDSRQIKLMILRSLKNMYSPDNTEFLEKCISEEEDSRVISYSFSALANNDPERIRSNIMEFAAIPEIRNEIICFMGGCTDTNTFRYLIEKLTSSDETEVSSAIKALGRRKNNSAIRHLVKISGRSEKTDGEIISALGNIGSDESTEFIEKYLDCQDESLKGRAIEALISIDRTKIHEYIEIFSGNESETIRKAVAYAAYGISSPELCPLFSRYAYDPSPEIRALAAEWIGKTCYILMADAICDLMKDESISVKRKAHSAYVEYYYRYC; this is translated from the coding sequence ATGCCATCCCCTGAAGACATTTTAAAAGAAAAATTTGGCCACAGTGAATTTCTGCCTTTTCAAAAGAAAATAATTGATGATATATTAAATGGCAGGGACACACTTGGTATTTTAGCCACCGGGAGTGGCAAATCTATATGCTATCAATTACCGGCACTGCTTCTGGATGGCATAACACTTGTAATATCACCATTAAAGGCATTAATGAAAGATCAGGTTGATAACCTGAAGATAAACGGGATTCCGGTTGCGACAATAAACAGCTCAAACTATGGAAAACATTGGGAAATCAAAAAAAGAGCAGAAAATCAGGAGATAAAGATACTTTTTGTTTCACCCGAACGAGTGACAAACAATGATTTTATCAGTTTTTTAAAGAAACTGAAGATCTCACTGATTGCGGTTGACGAAGCACACTGCATCTCAATGTGGGGGCATAATTTCAGGCCGGAATACCGCGAAATCCGGGTATTAAGAGATACTTTTCCGGATGTTCCTATAATAGCGCTGACTGCTACAGCAATTCCTGAAGTGCGAAATGACATCATAAAACAACTTGAATTGAGAGATCCAAACGTCTATGTGGGAAGTTTTAACCGGGAAAATCTGTATTATTACGTAAAAGAGAAGAAAAAAGCGAAAGAACAGATATTGCAATACTTAAATGAAAATCACGGTTCCTGCGGAATTATATACTGCCTTTCAAGAAAAACAACAGAAGAAATTGCCGGATTTCTCCGGAATAACGGATTTAATGCAAAGCCATTCCATGCAAATCTTCAGGAGGATGTAAAAAGAGAGACGCAGGAAGAGTTCCTCTATGGAAAAACTCCAATCATCTGTTCAACTGTCGCATTCGGAATGGGAGTTGATAAGCCGGACATAAGATTTGTAATTCATTACGATCCTCCCAAAGATCTTGAATCCTATTATCAGGAAACCGGACGTGCAGGACGTGACCGGGAAAACAGCGACTGCATCTTCTTTTATTCACTTGGTGACTTCTCAAAGATCAGAAATATGGTCTATGAAGAAAATTCCGGAAATTCAGGGCGCAGATCAATTGCAATGAAGAGAATTAACGACCTGATTAACTTCTGTGAAACCTCACAGTGCAGGAGAAAATATCTACTCAGTTATTTTGGAGAAGATTATAATGAAGAACCCTGCCCCGGATGCGACAACTGCATAAACAGGCCTGAAAAAATAAACGGCAAAGATGTTGCAAATCTGGTATATAACTGCCTCAGGGAGTTAAGAGGTAAATCATCAGCCGGACAGATTGCAGATATTCTTAAGGGGTCAAAAAATAAGGACATTCTGAAATTCAATCGTGACCGACTTAATTCCTATAACAAAGGTTCAGCTTATGGTAAAGATGAGCTTAAGAGCTATATCTATGAACTGGTCTCGCAGGGATACTTTGAATGGACTGATGAGAAATTCCTGCTATTAAGCATATGCGGGAAGAGCCGTGAAATTGAGGACGAAGACACAAAAATATTCCTCAGAAAAAGAAACAACAGATATATGCCTGCATTTCAGACAATGTCTGAAAAGAGAAGTGAAATCAGTTATGATCCGGAACTTCTTGACAACCTGAAGAGGCTGACAGAAAAGATATCCACTGAAATGAGGGTAATATCATTTAATATCTGCCCGACAGTAGCACTTAAAAATATGGCCGCAACTCTGCCAGAAACCAGAGATGAATTATACAGAATAGGTGGTTTTAGTAAAAACAGGGTGGATGAGTTTGGAGAGCTGTACCTGGAAGAAATAGCAGCATATTGTAGAAAAAAAGATAGTTCTGCATGTTCAAATGAAGATAACTGCGGTAACGGCAACCGCATCTTTAATATCAATAATTATTCAGGTTCTGAAATAACCCGTGAACACGAAATTTCCAACATAGATATTCATTCAGAAGGAATAACCTCTATTTCCACGGCAGATGCAAAAGCGCCGGAAGAAAAGAACCGGAATTATTCTTTTGAAGACAATACCGATTCACCACATAAAAATGATTCAGATGAAATATCATATGAATTTTCAGAAACGAAAGAACACTGGATCAATGATTACCTTGGGAAGTATGAACCAAAACTTCTCAGAATGCACAAAAATGTATCAGATACACTTGAACTTCTGAAAATGGATTACGACATCCCGCAAATTATATTATTAACAGGGTTTGAAAAAGAAACTATACTTGGGCATATAATCCCGCTCATGATATCAGGCGACCATAAAATTCCGGAAGAGTTAATAAACGGATTGGATTCAACTTTCTCCCCGGAAATTTCAGAGATAATGATTGATGCCCTTTATTTAGGTACTGAACCTGAAGAACTGAATTATGAACTGTCATTGTACACACTTGCAGATTATTATAGCACAATAATCACCATTGCAGGCAGAATCAATGGTGAAAGTTTCCGGGTTAAAAATAATGACAAAAACAGGCCCGGCCAAAAAATACCTTATGACTATAATATGTCAGATCTATGCTCCGCTCTTTACCCGGGAGTTACCGGAGACTTTGATATCAGTTCATATCAGTCCCTCAAATATAACGCTAAAAGGGCATTTATAAAGCAGCTTATAACATCCGGTTCAGAAAAAACAATTATCGTTCTCAGAGAAATTTTCAGTGCTGAGGACAGCAGACAGATAAAACTGATGATATTAAGGAGCCTTAAAAATATGTACTCTCCGGATAACACAGAATTTCTTGAGAAGTGCATATCTGAAGAGGAAGATTCAAGAGTTATCAGTTATTCATTTTCAGCACTGGCAAACAATGATCCTGAGAGAATCAGAAGTAATATTATGGAATTTGCTGCAATTCCTGAGATCAGAAATGAGATCATCTGTTTTATGGGAGGCTGCACTGACACAAACACCTTCAGGTACCTCATAGAAAAATTAACCTCATCAGACGAAACGGAGGTCAGTTCTGCCATAAAGGCACTTGGAAGAAGGAAAAATAATTCTGCAATAAGACATCTTGTAAAAATATCAGGCAGGAGTGAGAAAACGGATGGTGAAATTATATCTGCACTGGGAAATATCGGCAGCGATGAATCAACCGAATTCATTGAAAAATATCTTGACTGTCAGGATGAAAGCCTCAAAGGAAGAGCAATTGAAGCACTAATAAGTATTGACAGGACGAAAATTCACGAATACATTGAAATTTTCAGCGGGAACGAATCTGAAACAATCAGAAAAGCAGTTGCATATGCAGCATACGGAATTTCATCCCCGGAATTGTGCCCGTTATTTTCCCGGTACGCATATGATCCCTCACCTGAAATCCGTGCCCTTGCAGCAGAATGGATTGGAAAAACCTGTTATATATTAATGGCAGATGCAATCTGTGACCTGATGAAGGATGAATCCATTTCTGTAAAAAGAAAGGCACACAGTGCCTACGTGGAATATTATTACAGATACTGCTAA